A single Pan troglodytes isolate AG18354 chromosome 19, NHGRI_mPanTro3-v2.0_pri, whole genome shotgun sequence DNA region contains:
- the LOC129135365 gene encoding uncharacterized protein LOC129135365, with translation MARPREIDRPTRGHRTSSALMLAPRCLSDLTASPGIRVSASERQGRHEDTPHTCASGFQSPPPPTNKEGKVLRVTAPGSAAAVRQPAAAADSFGGYAGCIRHAGTPLKPAACRARSHTGDPGDAGASVALENQAAEPRRGQTGNWRLRGRTAGACIPLVTLYSGKGEPRPPNSGSGALRGVARAGREWGGARRACALERRVAWREGAWREGAWREGAWREGAWREGAWRQWAWRQWAWRSAKRRGAHAREGCRGLVVEHLTHSRGRMKTLHRNTM, from the exons atggcgAGGCCCAGAGAGATTGACCGTCCCACCCGAGGCCACAGAACTAGCTCAGCCCTAATGCTGGCCCCGCGGTGCCTTTCCGACCTCACTGCCTCTCCTGGCATCCGGGTCTCGGCCTCGGAGCGCCAGGGACGCCACGAGGACACGCCCCACACTTGCGCGTCTGGGTTCCAGTCCCCGCCGCCCCCAACAAATAAAGAAGGGAAAGTCCTGCGGGTGACTGCCCCAGGGAGCGCCGCGGCTGTACGACAACCTGCGGCGGCCGCCGACTCATTTGGGGGCTACGCTGGTTGCATTCGTCACGCCGGGACGCCTCTCAAACCCGCAGCCTGCCGAGCACGTTCCCACACGGGCGACCCTGGTGACGCGGGCGCGTCTGTGGCTCTGGAGAACCAGGCCGCGGAGCCCCGGCGAGGGCAGACGGGGAACTGGCGACTGCGGGGGCGGACGGCTGGGGCTTGTATTCCCCTCGTGACCCTCTACTCAGGAAAAGGCGAGCCGCGGCCGCCGAACTCCGGCTCTGGCGCGCTCAGGGGCGTGGCGCGGGCGGGTCGTGAGTGGGGCGGGGCCCGGAGAGCGTGTGCGCTGGAGCGGCGCGTCGCGTGGCGCGAAGGGGCGTGGCGCGAAGGGGCGTGGCGCGAAGGGGCGTGGCGCGAAGGGGCGTGGCGCGAAGGGGCGTGGCGCCAGTGGGCGTGGCGCCAGTGGGCGTGGCGTAGTGCGAAGAGACGCGGTGCGCACGCGCGTGAGGGATGTCGCGG TCTCGTGGTGGAACATCTGACCCATTCAAGAGGAAGGATGAAAACTCTACATAGGAACACGATGTGA